In Mycolicibacterium mucogenicum DSM 44124, the following are encoded in one genomic region:
- a CDS encoding D-alanyl-D-alanine carboxypeptidase family protein: MRKLFTATALALGALLVTPIATPLAAAEPSGQPTGAQALANGPAKAWLVADLDTGQVLASQDPNGSYAPASTIKPLLAMVVLDNLRPDALGRANDSHTKVECSCVGLKPGQVYSVRQLLDGLLMVSGNDAANMLADMLGGQRVTVAAMNRKAAALGARSTRAGSPSGLDGPGWESITTPRDLGVIYRAALTYPVIAEIFRQTSAQFPGRTLTSQNELLTGYPGDFAGKTGYTDRARKTYAGAAQRGNHRLVVVQMYGTGDLYPQARQLFDWGFSQYA, encoded by the coding sequence GTGCGCAAACTGTTCACGGCGACCGCGCTGGCCCTCGGCGCACTACTGGTGACGCCGATCGCTACACCCCTCGCCGCGGCCGAACCGTCCGGGCAGCCGACGGGCGCACAGGCGCTGGCGAACGGCCCCGCCAAAGCGTGGCTGGTCGCCGACCTCGATACCGGCCAGGTACTGGCGTCGCAGGACCCCAATGGCTCGTACGCGCCGGCCAGCACCATCAAGCCGCTGCTGGCGATGGTCGTCCTGGACAACCTCCGGCCCGATGCCCTGGGCCGGGCCAACGACTCGCACACCAAAGTCGAGTGCTCGTGCGTCGGGCTCAAACCCGGGCAGGTGTACTCCGTGCGGCAGCTCCTCGACGGGCTGCTCATGGTGTCGGGCAACGACGCCGCGAACATGCTGGCGGACATGCTCGGCGGCCAGCGCGTCACGGTGGCCGCCATGAATCGCAAGGCGGCGGCGCTCGGCGCCCGCAGCACCCGTGCCGGCTCACCGTCCGGGCTCGACGGGCCGGGCTGGGAATCGATCACCACACCGCGCGATCTCGGGGTGATCTACCGGGCGGCGCTGACCTATCCGGTGATCGCCGAGATCTTCCGGCAGACGTCGGCGCAGTTCCCCGGCCGGACCCTCACCAGTCAGAACGAGTTGTTGACCGGTTACCCGGGCGATTTCGCCGGCAAGACCGGCTACACGGACCGGGCCCGCAAGACGTACGCCGGTGCGGCACAACGCGGTAACCACCGGCTGGTCGTGGTGCAGATGTACGGCACCGGCGATCTCTACCCGCAGGCCCGGCAGTTGTTCGACTGGGGTTTCAGCCAGTACGCCTGA
- a CDS encoding P-II family nitrogen regulator translates to MKLITAIVKPFTLEDVKTGLEQMGILGMTVSEVQGYGRQKGHTEVYRGAEYSVDFVPKVRVEVIVDDASVDKVVDVIVQAARTGKIGDGKVWVTSVETVVRVRTGERGSDAI, encoded by the coding sequence ATGAAGTTGATCACGGCGATCGTCAAGCCGTTCACGCTCGAAGACGTCAAGACCGGTCTGGAGCAAATGGGAATCCTCGGGATGACCGTCAGCGAGGTGCAGGGCTACGGCCGCCAGAAGGGCCACACCGAGGTCTACCGCGGTGCTGAGTACTCGGTGGATTTCGTGCCCAAGGTGCGGGTCGAGGTCATCGTCGACGACGCGTCGGTCGACAAGGTCGTGGATGTCATCGTGCAGGCCGCGCGGACGGGCAAGATCGGCGACGGCAAGGTGTGGGTCACCTCTGTCGAAACCGTTGTGCGCGTCCGCACGGGTGAGCGGGGCAGCGACGCCATCTGA
- the ffh gene encoding signal recognition particle protein: MFESLSDRLTGALSGLRGKGRLTDADIDATAREIRLALLEADVSLPVTREFIGRIKERAKGAEVSGALNPAQQVVKIVNEELIGILGGETRQLAFAKTPPTVIMLAGLQGSGKTTLAGKLSKWLKDQGHTPLLVACDLQRPGAVNQLQIVGERAGVSVFAPHPGVSPDGVTIDQMTTGDPVSVAAAGLAEAKAKHFDVVIVDTAGRLGIDEELMAQAAAIRDAVTPDETLFVLDAMIGQDAVTTANAFREGVGFTGVVLTKLDGDARGGAALSVREVTGAPILFASAGEKLEDFDVFHPDRMASRILGMGDVLTLIEQAEQVFDQKKAEEAAAKIGSGELTLEDFLEQMLMIRKMGPIGNLLGMLPGAGQMKDALAAVDDSHLDRIQAIIRGMTPAERSDPKIINASRRLRIANGSGVTVAEVNQLVDRFFEARKMMSQMAGQMGMPFGRKSSRKAAKGKNKQAGKGRKGGRGPTAPKAAANPFGLDPSALPGGFPDLSNMPQGLNELPPGLADFDLSQLKFPKK; this comes from the coding sequence GTGTTTGAATCCCTGTCCGACCGGTTGACCGGTGCGCTGTCAGGCCTGCGCGGCAAGGGCCGGCTGACCGACGCCGATATCGACGCCACCGCCCGCGAAATCCGCCTGGCCCTGCTCGAGGCCGACGTGTCGTTGCCGGTCACGCGCGAGTTCATCGGCCGGATCAAGGAACGTGCCAAGGGCGCCGAGGTCTCCGGTGCGCTGAACCCGGCGCAGCAGGTCGTCAAGATCGTCAACGAGGAGCTCATCGGCATCCTCGGTGGTGAGACGCGCCAGCTGGCGTTCGCCAAGACCCCGCCAACGGTGATCATGCTCGCCGGTCTGCAGGGTTCCGGTAAGACGACCCTCGCCGGCAAGCTGTCGAAATGGCTCAAGGACCAAGGACATACGCCGCTGCTGGTCGCCTGTGACCTGCAGCGCCCCGGCGCCGTCAACCAGCTGCAGATCGTCGGTGAGCGGGCGGGCGTCAGCGTCTTCGCGCCGCATCCGGGAGTCTCGCCCGACGGCGTGACCATCGACCAGATGACCACCGGTGACCCGGTGTCGGTCGCCGCCGCGGGTCTGGCCGAGGCCAAGGCCAAGCACTTCGACGTCGTGATCGTCGACACCGCCGGCCGCCTCGGTATCGACGAGGAACTGATGGCCCAGGCCGCGGCGATCCGCGACGCCGTCACGCCCGACGAGACGCTGTTCGTCCTCGACGCGATGATCGGTCAGGACGCCGTCACGACCGCCAACGCTTTCCGTGAGGGCGTCGGCTTCACCGGTGTCGTGCTGACCAAGCTGGACGGCGACGCCCGCGGTGGTGCCGCGCTGTCGGTGCGTGAGGTCACCGGCGCGCCGATCCTGTTCGCCTCCGCCGGTGAGAAGCTCGAGGACTTCGACGTCTTCCACCCGGACCGCATGGCGTCGCGCATCCTGGGCATGGGCGACGTGCTCACCCTGATCGAGCAGGCCGAGCAGGTCTTCGATCAGAAGAAGGCCGAAGAGGCCGCCGCCAAGATCGGCTCCGGTGAACTGACGCTCGAGGACTTCCTCGAGCAGATGCTGATGATCCGCAAGATGGGCCCCATCGGGAACCTGCTGGGCATGCTGCCCGGCGCCGGCCAGATGAAGGACGCCCTGGCGGCCGTCGACGACAGCCACCTGGACCGCATTCAGGCCATCATCCGCGGCATGACCCCCGCCGAGCGGTCCGACCCGAAGATCATCAACGCCTCCCGGCGCCTGCGCATCGCGAACGGTTCCGGTGTCACGGTGGCCGAGGTCAACCAGCTGGTCGACCGCTTCTTCGAGGCCCGCAAGATGATGTCGCAGATGGCCGGCCAGATGGGAATGCCGTTCGGCCGCAAGAGCTCTCGCAAAGCCGCCAAGGGTAAGAACAAGCAGGCCGGCAAGGGGCGGAAGGGCGGACGGGGCCCGACGGCGCCGAAGGCGGCCGCCAACCCGTTCGGTCTCGACCCGAGTGCGCTGCCGGGCGGTTTCCCGGACCTGTCGAACATGCCGCAGGGGCTCAACGAGTTGCCGCCGGGCCTTGCCGACTTCGATCTGTCACAGCTGAAGTTCCCGAAGAAGTAG
- a CDS encoding ammonium transporter → MDGFPILGTPDTGDTAWMLASAALVLLMTPGLAFFYGGMVRRKGVLNMIMMSVSAMGVVTVLWVLFGYSLAFGNDKWGFVGDPTQYWGLKGLIGGNSLVSHLAAGTTAAVKIPLAGTIPQLVFVAFQLMFAIITVALISGAVADRLKFGGWLLFAGLWATFVYFPVAHWVFAFDGITGEHGGWIANHLKAIDFAGGTAVHINSGTAGLVLAIILGKRAGWPTTPMRPHNLPFVMLGAGLLWFGWYGFNAGSALTSDGVAATTFVTTTVATAAAMLFWLLTEKIRDGHATSLGAASGIVAGLVAITPSCSSVNVLGALAIGAGAGVVCALAVGLKFKLGFDDALDVVGVHLVGGLFGTLMVGLVAAPEAPAAVKGLFYGGGFDQLWRQAVGAFAVLAYSAIGTAILALIVKYTIGLRLDKEDEATGIDEAEHAETAYEFA, encoded by the coding sequence GTGGATGGATTCCCTATCTTGGGCACGCCGGACACCGGTGACACAGCATGGATGTTGGCGAGTGCTGCACTCGTGCTGCTGATGACACCGGGTCTGGCGTTCTTCTACGGCGGCATGGTGCGCCGTAAGGGTGTGCTCAACATGATCATGATGAGCGTCAGTGCGATGGGCGTCGTCACGGTTTTGTGGGTGCTGTTCGGCTACTCGTTGGCATTCGGCAACGACAAGTGGGGCTTCGTCGGGGATCCGACGCAATACTGGGGACTCAAGGGCCTGATCGGCGGCAACTCGTTGGTGTCGCATCTTGCCGCGGGAACCACCGCGGCCGTCAAGATCCCGCTCGCCGGGACCATCCCGCAGCTGGTGTTCGTGGCGTTCCAGCTGATGTTCGCGATCATCACCGTCGCCCTGATCTCCGGCGCCGTGGCTGACCGCCTCAAGTTCGGCGGCTGGCTGCTGTTCGCCGGCCTGTGGGCCACCTTCGTCTACTTCCCTGTCGCGCACTGGGTGTTCGCGTTCGACGGCATCACCGGCGAGCACGGCGGCTGGATCGCCAACCACCTCAAGGCAATCGACTTCGCCGGTGGTACCGCGGTGCACATCAACTCCGGTACCGCGGGTCTGGTGCTGGCGATCATCCTGGGCAAGCGCGCCGGGTGGCCCACCACTCCGATGCGGCCGCACAACCTGCCGTTCGTCATGCTGGGCGCCGGTCTGCTGTGGTTCGGCTGGTACGGCTTCAACGCCGGTTCGGCGCTGACCTCTGACGGTGTCGCCGCGACGACCTTCGTCACCACCACGGTGGCGACCGCCGCCGCAATGCTGTTCTGGCTGCTGACGGAAAAGATTCGTGACGGCCACGCCACCTCGCTGGGTGCGGCGTCGGGCATCGTGGCCGGCCTGGTGGCCATCACCCCGTCCTGCTCGTCGGTCAACGTGCTCGGTGCGCTGGCGATCGGTGCGGGCGCCGGTGTGGTCTGCGCGCTGGCGGTGGGCCTGAAGTTCAAGCTGGGCTTCGACGATGCGCTCGACGTCGTCGGTGTGCACCTCGTCGGTGGTCTGTTCGGCACCCTGATGGTCGGCCTGGTGGCCGCTCCCGAGGCTCCGGCCGCGGTCAAGGGCCTGTTCTACGGCGGCGGGTTCGACCAGCTGTGGCGTCAGGCCGTCGGCGCGTTCGCGGTGCTTGCCTACTCGGCGATCGGTACGGCTATCTTGGCCTTGATCGTCAAGTACACCATCGGCCTGCGCCTCGACAAGGAAGATGAGGCCACCGGTATCGACGAGGCCGAACACGCGGAAACCGCTTATGAATTCGCGTGA
- a CDS encoding [protein-PII] uridylyltransferase: MTMQTPDSAAGADDTSVSPAPAAGSPRPASDLSAAVEQLLNGGARRLDSAALREALVDLYEFWLAAKATEIGITETSGFSIVATGGLGRREMLPYSDLDLMLLHDDLPQAAVTEVAEALWYPLWDANIHLDHSVRTVPQALKTAAGDVSAGLAMLDARHIAGDSDLSSLLVGGARRQWRTGITSRFTELIEHAAARWERSGQIAHRAEPDLKNGRGGLRDVQLLNALAMAQLADVYPSRSVASPIGTLGDAHLALLNVRTELHRVSHKGREMVLAQYADEVGAALGIGDRFDLARMISDAARTISFYVDAGVRTAGNALPRRGFAALKRPVRRPLDEGVLEFGGEVILARDAKPQRDPGLILRVAAAAATNGLPIAGSTLARLAESAPELRAPWPKEALNDLLVMLAAGPGAVSTVEALDRTGLWGRLFPEWGAIRDLPPRDVVHIWTVDRHLIETVSRASAFTTRVDRPDLLVLGALLHDIGKGRGGDHSVIGAELANQIGIRLGLWPADIEVLVKMVRYHLLLPETATRRDLQDPNTIAAVVDALGGDGLLLELLHALAEADSLATGPGVWGDWKASLIGDLVRRCRLMMAGEDLPHPDPIDPQLLSRADQSGVHVELTAADSAHMFNVTMLAPDRRGLLSKAAGVLALHSLRVHSASVNSHEGLAINTFVVSPHFGSPPAAELLRQQFILALDGDLDVIAALEQRDEETPAPTRRAGEVLAAVPGYHTVAPPRVRWFPGSSDDELVVQIRSADRPGLLARLAAVVERKGADVAWAKVTTLGATVVDAFGLVVPESLTADEARTAFEQDLYAVLPAPAPAKPAVITAEVS, from the coding sequence ATGACAATGCAGACACCAGATTCCGCTGCCGGAGCCGACGATACTTCGGTTTCGCCTGCTCCGGCAGCGGGATCACCCCGTCCGGCCAGCGACCTGAGCGCTGCTGTCGAGCAGCTGCTCAACGGCGGCGCACGCCGCCTCGATTCGGCGGCGTTGCGCGAAGCGCTGGTTGATCTGTACGAATTCTGGCTTGCCGCAAAGGCAACCGAGATCGGCATCACCGAGACCAGTGGATTCTCCATCGTGGCGACCGGTGGTCTCGGGCGTCGGGAGATGCTGCCGTACTCGGACCTGGACCTGATGCTCCTACACGACGACCTGCCGCAGGCCGCCGTCACCGAGGTCGCCGAGGCGCTCTGGTACCCGTTGTGGGACGCCAACATTCACCTCGACCACAGCGTCCGGACGGTGCCGCAGGCACTCAAGACCGCCGCCGGCGACGTCTCTGCCGGGCTGGCCATGCTCGACGCCCGGCACATCGCGGGCGACTCGGATCTGTCGTCGCTGTTGGTCGGCGGTGCCCGGCGGCAGTGGCGGACCGGGATCACCTCCCGCTTCACCGAATTGATCGAACACGCCGCGGCGCGGTGGGAACGTTCCGGTCAGATCGCGCACCGCGCGGAACCGGATCTGAAGAACGGCCGCGGCGGCCTGCGTGATGTGCAGCTGCTCAACGCGCTGGCGATGGCGCAGTTGGCCGACGTCTACCCGAGCCGTTCGGTGGCGTCACCGATCGGCACCCTGGGCGACGCCCACCTGGCACTGCTCAACGTCCGTACCGAGCTCCATCGCGTCTCGCACAAGGGCCGTGAGATGGTGCTGGCCCAGTACGCCGACGAGGTCGGCGCCGCACTGGGTATCGGTGACCGCTTCGATCTGGCGCGCATGATCAGCGATGCCGCCCGCACCATCAGCTTCTACGTGGACGCCGGCGTGCGTACCGCGGGGAATGCCCTGCCGCGCAGGGGATTTGCGGCGCTCAAGCGACCGGTCCGGCGACCGCTGGACGAGGGCGTGCTGGAATTCGGCGGCGAGGTCATCCTGGCCCGCGACGCCAAGCCGCAGCGCGATCCCGGCCTGATTCTTCGCGTGGCCGCCGCTGCGGCCACCAACGGACTGCCCATCGCGGGATCGACCTTGGCGCGGCTGGCCGAATCAGCGCCCGAACTGCGGGCACCGTGGCCGAAAGAAGCGCTCAACGACCTGCTCGTGATGCTGGCGGCCGGGCCCGGTGCGGTGTCCACCGTGGAGGCCCTCGACCGGACCGGGCTGTGGGGCCGGTTGTTCCCGGAGTGGGGCGCGATCCGCGACCTCCCGCCGCGCGATGTCGTGCACATCTGGACCGTCGACCGTCATCTGATCGAAACCGTCTCCCGGGCAAGCGCTTTCACCACCCGCGTGGACCGGCCCGATCTGCTGGTGCTGGGTGCGCTGCTGCATGACATCGGCAAGGGCCGGGGTGGCGATCACAGTGTGATCGGCGCCGAGCTGGCCAACCAGATCGGCATCCGGCTCGGCCTGTGGCCGGCCGACATCGAGGTGCTGGTCAAGATGGTGCGCTACCACCTGCTGCTGCCGGAGACGGCGACGCGACGAGACCTGCAGGACCCCAACACCATTGCCGCGGTCGTCGACGCGCTGGGCGGTGACGGACTGCTGCTGGAGCTGCTGCACGCGCTGGCCGAGGCGGATTCGCTCGCCACCGGCCCCGGCGTGTGGGGTGACTGGAAGGCCTCCCTGATCGGCGATCTGGTCCGGCGCTGCCGGCTGATGATGGCAGGGGAGGACCTGCCGCACCCCGATCCCATTGATCCGCAACTGCTTTCGCGTGCCGATCAGAGCGGCGTCCACGTGGAACTCACCGCGGCGGACAGTGCGCACATGTTCAACGTCACCATGCTCGCCCCGGACCGGCGCGGCCTGTTGTCCAAAGCCGCCGGCGTGCTGGCCCTGCATTCGCTGCGGGTGCACTCGGCGTCGGTCAACAGCCATGAGGGACTGGCGATAAACACGTTCGTGGTGTCGCCGCACTTCGGCTCTCCGCCCGCCGCGGAACTGCTGCGTCAGCAGTTCATCCTGGCTCTCGACGGTGATCTCGACGTGATCGCCGCACTCGAGCAGAGGGACGAGGAGACTCCGGCCCCGACCCGGCGCGCCGGTGAGGTTCTGGCAGCGGTGCCGGGTTACCACACGGTCGCGCCGCCGCGCGTGCGGTGGTTCCCGGGCTCCTCGGACGACGAGTTGGTCGTGCAGATCCGCAGCGCCGACCGGCCCGGCCTGCTCGCGCGCCTGGCCGCGGTGGTCGAACGCAAGGGCGCGGACGTCGCCTGGGCCAAGGTGACGACGCTCGGCGCCACCGTCGTCGACGCGTTCGGTCTGGTGGTTCCGGAATCCTTGACGGCCGACGAGGCCCGGACGGCGTTCGAACAGGATCTGTACGCGGTGTTGCCCGCGCCTGCGCCGGCCAAGCCCGCGGTGATCACCGCTGAGGTGAGTTAG
- a CDS encoding D-alanyl-D-alanine carboxypeptidase family protein produces MGRFATAVMATLTLVFLVAPPVAAADPDIQPVGTVQIPAGPAPAWIVADMDSGQILAGQDIDLRHPPASTIKTLLALTALSELPNLDATVAGTVADTQVECNCAGIVPGHVYTARQLLDAVLLASGNDAANALADMIGGYDVAVAKMNAKAAAIGAVDTHAATPSGLDGAGGSGWTTPRDLAIIFRAAMANPYFAQITAQPAATFPGKSGNEQIVNENQLLQRYPGAIGGKTGFTNAAKKTYVGAADRGGRRLVIAMMYGMVREGGPTYWDQASQLLDWGFAQDRSVSVGSL; encoded by the coding sequence ATGGGAAGGTTCGCAACCGCCGTCATGGCGACCCTGACGCTCGTGTTCCTCGTCGCGCCGCCGGTTGCGGCCGCTGACCCCGACATCCAACCGGTCGGCACCGTGCAGATTCCGGCAGGGCCGGCACCGGCCTGGATCGTCGCCGACATGGACTCGGGCCAGATCCTCGCCGGTCAGGACATCGACCTGCGGCATCCGCCCGCCAGCACCATCAAGACGCTGCTGGCGCTGACGGCACTCAGTGAACTGCCGAACCTGGACGCGACCGTGGCCGGCACCGTCGCCGACACCCAGGTGGAGTGCAACTGCGCCGGCATCGTTCCCGGCCACGTCTACACCGCCCGTCAGCTGCTGGACGCGGTGCTGCTCGCCTCGGGCAACGACGCCGCCAACGCCCTGGCCGACATGATCGGCGGCTACGACGTCGCCGTCGCCAAGATGAATGCCAAGGCCGCCGCCATCGGCGCCGTCGACACCCACGCCGCCACCCCGTCGGGCCTCGACGGCGCGGGCGGTTCCGGCTGGACCACACCCCGCGACCTGGCCATCATCTTCCGTGCCGCGATGGCCAACCCCTACTTCGCGCAGATCACCGCGCAGCCCGCCGCGACGTTCCCCGGCAAGAGCGGCAACGAGCAGATCGTCAACGAGAACCAGCTGCTGCAGCGGTACCCGGGCGCCATCGGCGGCAAGACCGGGTTCACCAACGCCGCCAAGAAGACCTACGTGGGTGCCGCCGACCGCGGCGGCCGCCGCCTCGTCATCGCGATGATGTACGGCATGGTGCGCGAGGGCGGGCCGACCTACTGGGATCAGGCGTCACAGTTGCTGGATTGGGGCTTCGCGCAGGACCGCTCGGTCAGCGTCGGCTCCCTCTAA
- a CDS encoding FAD-dependent monooxygenase translates to MTTLNSTDVVVVGAGPTGLALACELAMRGVAVQLLEQRRDIPNITRAFGVHARTLELLDARGLADELVARGLPVQSVSPVPGAAINLREVPTRYPMVLMAPQSLTERVLTARAIQLGVEIRYGAEVVGLTQDTDGVTVRLADQSTVRAGYLVGCDGAHSAVRTMLGIGFAGKQYQTHILLADVQLANPPADGLAAANSPDGVVLLVPFGDGWFRAIAWDRTREDVPLGEPVPLSEITASMRRIAKTDFGMGEMRWSTRFLSERRQADRYRVGRCFIAGDAAHIHSPLGAQGMNTGIQDAMNLGWKLASAVKGTAPAWLLDSYQTERHAVGANVLKLTDAFNQLVLGRSLPRRLLRRVAITALLSTGPTRRALGGRLSGIAISYPRKRDDHRLVGRRIPDIACAGTRVYELLRDGRFLLLTKSGLALGRTDVTCAVTGDDQLPPAVLIRPDGYVAWAGAAADAPAAVRKWCGSAELANSPQR, encoded by the coding sequence ATGACCACTTTGAACAGCACCGACGTCGTCGTTGTCGGCGCCGGCCCGACGGGCCTGGCGTTGGCATGCGAACTGGCCATGCGCGGCGTCGCGGTGCAGCTGCTCGAACAACGCCGCGACATCCCGAACATCACCCGGGCCTTCGGCGTGCATGCGCGGACGCTGGAACTACTGGACGCCCGCGGCCTGGCCGACGAACTCGTGGCGCGCGGCCTGCCGGTCCAGAGCGTGAGCCCTGTCCCGGGCGCCGCGATCAACCTGCGGGAAGTACCCACCCGCTACCCCATGGTCTTGATGGCACCGCAGAGCCTGACCGAACGGGTGCTGACCGCCCGCGCCATCCAACTCGGCGTCGAAATCCGTTACGGCGCGGAGGTTGTCGGCCTGACACAGGACACCGACGGCGTCACCGTGCGCCTCGCGGACCAGAGCACGGTCCGCGCCGGTTACCTCGTCGGCTGCGACGGCGCACACAGCGCGGTGCGCACCATGCTGGGCATCGGATTCGCCGGCAAGCAGTACCAGACCCACATCCTGCTGGCAGACGTTCAACTGGCGAACCCGCCGGCCGACGGGCTGGCCGCCGCCAACAGTCCCGACGGCGTCGTGCTGCTGGTCCCGTTCGGCGACGGCTGGTTCCGCGCCATCGCCTGGGACCGGACCCGGGAAGACGTGCCGCTCGGCGAGCCGGTACCGCTTTCCGAGATCACGGCCTCCATGCGCCGCATCGCGAAAACGGACTTCGGCATGGGCGAGATGCGCTGGAGTACCCGGTTCCTGTCCGAGCGACGCCAGGCCGACCGCTATCGCGTCGGACGCTGCTTCATCGCCGGGGACGCGGCCCACATCCACTCGCCTCTCGGCGCGCAGGGCATGAACACCGGCATCCAGGACGCGATGAACCTGGGCTGGAAGCTGGCGTCGGCCGTCAAGGGCACCGCACCGGCCTGGCTTCTGGACAGCTACCAGACCGAACGCCATGCCGTGGGCGCCAACGTCCTGAAACTCACCGACGCTTTCAATCAGCTGGTGCTGGGACGCAGCCTGCCGCGGCGACTGCTGCGGCGCGTCGCGATCACCGCGCTCCTGAGCACCGGACCGACCCGGCGTGCGTTGGGCGGCCGACTCAGCGGAATTGCGATCAGTTATCCACGCAAGCGCGACGATCATCGACTCGTCGGGCGACGGATACCCGACATCGCGTGCGCGGGCACCCGCGTCTACGAACTGCTGCGCGACGGCCGGTTCCTGCTGCTGACCAAGAGCGGTCTGGCGCTCGGCCGCACCGACGTCACCTGCGCGGTCACCGGCGATGACCAGTTGCCGCCCGCCGTACTGATCCGGCCCGACGGATACGTCGCGTGGGCCGGGGCGGCGGCCGATGCGCCCGCCGCCGTCCGGAAGTGGTGCGGCAGCGCCGAACTCGCTAACTCACCTCAGCGGTGA
- a CDS encoding amidohydrolase family protein yields MRAASPVASLAPRLHIRGRGLPDGDEVQWWIHQGVLSAEPIANAETIFDGGWIIPGLVDAHCHVGIGPGGPVELDEAERQAETERQAGALLLRDAGSPVDTHAFDDRDDLPRIIRAGRHLARPKRYMPGLPIDIEDESQLPQYVAEQARRGDGWVKLVGDWIDRGVGDLAPLWSDDILKQAIDAAHANGARVTAHVFGEEALPGLINAGIDCIEHGTGITDDIIELMLAHGTALVPTLINIENFPGIAEKATKFPAYAKHMSDLYATCPQRVGAAHEAGVPIYAGTDAGGMIAHGRIADEVAALGRVGLSPTDALGAASWNARKWLGRPALEHGASADLVCYAEDPRLPGVLDHPALVILRGRVY; encoded by the coding sequence GTGCGGGCGGCTTCTCCCGTCGCTTCGCTCGCCCCGAGGCTGCACATCCGCGGTCGGGGACTGCCCGACGGCGACGAGGTGCAGTGGTGGATACACCAGGGCGTGCTCTCGGCCGAGCCGATCGCGAACGCCGAGACGATCTTCGACGGCGGCTGGATCATCCCCGGCCTCGTCGACGCGCACTGCCACGTCGGCATCGGGCCGGGCGGCCCTGTCGAACTCGACGAGGCCGAGCGCCAGGCCGAGACCGAGCGGCAGGCCGGTGCGCTGCTGCTGCGCGACGCCGGATCGCCCGTCGACACCCACGCCTTCGACGACCGTGACGATCTGCCACGGATCATCCGCGCGGGACGGCACCTGGCCCGGCCCAAGCGCTACATGCCGGGGCTGCCGATCGACATCGAAGACGAATCGCAGCTGCCGCAGTACGTCGCCGAGCAGGCCCGCCGCGGTGACGGCTGGGTCAAGCTCGTCGGCGACTGGATCGACCGGGGAGTGGGCGACCTGGCGCCGTTGTGGTCTGACGACATCCTCAAACAGGCCATCGACGCCGCCCACGCCAACGGTGCCCGCGTCACGGCACACGTGTTCGGCGAGGAGGCCCTGCCGGGACTGATCAACGCGGGCATCGACTGCATCGAGCACGGCACCGGCATCACCGACGACATCATCGAGCTGATGCTGGCCCACGGCACGGCGCTGGTGCCGACCCTGATCAACATCGAGAATTTCCCCGGTATCGCGGAGAAAGCCACCAAGTTCCCGGCCTACGCCAAGCACATGAGCGACCTGTACGCGACGTGCCCGCAGCGGGTCGGTGCCGCACACGAGGCCGGCGTTCCCATCTACGCGGGCACCGACGCCGGCGGCATGATCGCCCACGGCCGTATCGCCGACGAGGTCGCCGCCCTCGGCCGGGTGGGGCTGAGCCCGACGGATGCGCTGGGAGCGGCCAGCTGGAATGCGCGAAAGTGGTTGGGGCGTCCGGCACTCGAGCACGGCGCGTCGGCCGACCTGGTCTGCTACGCCGAGGACCCACGGCTACCGGGCGTGCTCGACCACCCAGCCCTGGTGATCCTGCGCGGCCGGGTCTACTGA